In Archocentrus centrarchus isolate MPI-CPG fArcCen1 chromosome 16, fArcCen1, whole genome shotgun sequence, a single window of DNA contains:
- the LOC115794740 gene encoding B-cell receptor CD22-like, translating into MHLSVRELTTIVQPSTVTEGDHVRLTCMSGCPEPTNIFWFRDGQPVTSPAFQARREDAGRYYCAVQGQEMVRSAPVALNVQYAPRDVTLSMSPSGDIISGGTVTFTCGSDANPPVAHSKYRLYKEGRLISSGQKYMISDILPSHRGRYYCQAWNNISWKGIDLINSTEVHLDVQYRPMNISVSVDPQYFAEGSSINLTCSSVANPAADNYTWYKMVDTDSSSSMIQVSSGQVLSLPSVEDSHTGLYLCQVRNSLGESNSTEVLLSMKEKQQGGQPVLVLAGIGVSLFVMLAVALLLFWKKAKTSATKKTAFDPRLFRTALRSSSTEDPPDTIYANIHTSPSSVPPQAIATTSQRSSRHDDATSYEDEVTYSTVTIRPRDPSLPHHLNSSRGPHNSWPKASWSEDSVIYATVVKSS; encoded by the exons ATGCATTTGTCAGTGAGAG AGCTGACCACCATTGTCCAGCCAAGCACTGTGACAGAGGGAGATCATGTGAGGCTGACCTGCATGTCAGGCTGTCCTGAACCTACAAACATTTTCTGGTTCAGAGACGGACAGCCTGTCACGAGTCCGGCCTTCCAAGCCAGGAGAGAGGATGCTGGGAGATATTACTGTGCAGTCCAGGGACAGGAGATGGTCAGATCTGCACCTGTGGCTCTGAATGTTCAAT ATGCTCCCAGAGATGTAACGCTGTCAATGAGTCCATCAGGCGACATCATCAGTGGAGGCACAGTGACTTTCACCTGCGGCAGCGACGCCAACCCTCCTGTGGCACACAGCAAATACAGACTGTATAAAGAAGGAAGGCTTATCAGTTCAGGGCAGAAATACATGATCTCTGACATCCTGCCCAGCCACAGAGGACGGTACTACTGTCAGGCCTGGAATAATATCAGCTGGAAGGGCATCGATTTGATTAACTCGACCGAGGTTCACCTTGATGTTCAGT ACCGTCCAATGAACATTTCCGTTTCAGTGGATCCACAATATTTTGCTGAGGGCAGCAGCATCAATCTGACCTGCAGCAGTGTTGCTAACCCTGCAGCAGACAACTACACCTGGTACAAAATGGTAGACACTGACAGTTCCAGCTCCATGATCCAGGTGAGCTCAGGGCAAGTGCTCTCACTTCCCTCTGTGGAAGACTCCCACACTGGACTGTACCTCTGCCAGGTCAGGAACAGTTTGGGGGAAAGCAACTCAACCGAGGTGCTGCTGTCCATGAAGGAAAAGCAGCAAG gagGACAGCCCGTCCTGGTCTTAGCTGGAATTGGAGTCTCTCTTTTTGTCATGCTGGCGGTCGCACTTCTTTTATTCTG GAAGAAAGCAAAGACCAGTGCAACCAAGAAA ACTGCATTTGATCCCAGGCTCTTCAGAACAGCATTGAGATCGTCATCCACTGAGGATCCACCTGACACCATTTATGCCAACATCCACACATCTCCATCTTCTGTGCCTCCTCAGGCCATTGCTACAACTTCACAGAGGAGCTCACGCCATGAT GATGCCACTTCTTATGAAGATGAGGTTACCTATTCCACAGTGACCATCAGACCCAGAGACCCCAGTCTTCCACATCACCTGAACTCTAGCAGAGGGCCACACAACTCCTG GCCCAAAGCAAGCTGGAGCGAGGACTCTGTGATCTACGCCACTGTGGTTAAATCCAGCTGA